The Litoribrevibacter albus genome contains the following window.
TTTACGTGTTTGAGCCAGATTCAGAATTGCCTCACGTCGTTCATCCGTCGCGTGTGACCACTCCAGAATTTCTTCATAGGTACGAAAGCAGCCTAAACACACATCATTCATGTCTAAACAACAGTTACGAACGCACGGGGATCTAATCTCAGAGCCCTGCTGAAAGTCAGCCATGGGGTAAGCCTGTTAATAATGAAGCTATCTCTATTCTCTAATTCTTAATGGAGAATTCCTGATGTCTAATATTGAAGATAGCTCTAATCACGCCTCATAGATGACCTTACATCGAATATCTGGCCCTAGGG
Protein-coding sequences here:
- a CDS encoding DUF1289 domain-containing protein, whose amino-acid sequence is MADFQQGSEIRSPCVRNCCLDMNDVCLGCFRTYEEILEWSHATDERREAILNLAQTRKDQHQNRKLARSCSIS